The Arachis hypogaea cultivar Tifrunner chromosome 19, arahy.Tifrunner.gnm2.J5K5, whole genome shotgun sequence genome has a window encoding:
- the LOC112778316 gene encoding uncharacterized protein: MAEARRDEDWIEKDNRKGGRNVILLKEDYVLHVKRWKEDQNGDEEIVSNFSVWVQFSGLPESFKTLEVGHKLGERLGTVLEVGKFQMRDKETRIVKAKINIEATKKVRDQLIVAGPNKKEVEVALHYEKLEKFCTYCTKLGHEVKNCHDLLKDTESDRVKEDDIGEWVKANQVGIRINSERERTFNNSA, translated from the exons ATGGCTGAAGCAAGGAGGGATGAAGATTGGATCGAGAAAGACAACCGAAAAGGAGGTAGGAATGTGATTCTGCTGAAAGAG GATTACGTGCTCCATGTCAAGAGATGGAAGGAAGATCAGAACGGTGATGAAGAGATTGTTTCCAATTTTTCAGTTTGGGTTCAATTTTCGGGTTTGCCAGAATCGTTTAAAACCCTCGAAGTTGGACATAAATTGGGAGAGAGGCTGGGCACAGTGTTGGAGGTAGGTAAATTTCAGATGAGAGACAAAGAAACTAGGATTGTAAAGGCCAAGATCAATATTGAAGCTACCAAGAAAGTGAGGGATCAGTTAATTGTTGCAGGACCTAATAAAAAGGAGGTAGAGGTGGCATTGCACTATGAGAAACTTGAAAAGTTCTGTACTTACTGCACAAAATTGGGGCACGAGGTGAAAAATTGCCATGATCTGCTGAAGGACACAGAGAGTGATAGGGTAAAAGAGGATGACATTGGCGAATGGGTTAAAGCCAACCAAGTGGGAATACGAATTAACTCTGAAAGAGAAAGAACATTCAACAACTCAGCCTAG